The following are encoded in a window of Thermoanaerobacter ethanolicus JW 200 genomic DNA:
- a CDS encoding glycosyltransferase: protein MTVWKVIGWYVFTYPLAMSIIWTSAGIYFWWRSEKSYSRKPSQWPENWPSVTVLVPCHNEEVSIAATCTALQFLNYPDYRVVFIDDASSDNTANIIRRFVDLNPNFHLLRLSENQGKASALNIALSVAVTTSITVVIDADTILLPDTLKYLVYPFLKQPRLGTVTGNPISVNRKNLIEKLQAAEFSSIIGLIKRSQRVLGRVLTVSGCVVAFRTEVLKEVGGFSPYTATEDIDITWKIQKNFYEVWLVPQAVALIQSPTTLREYWKQRKRWALGGWHLLRTHKDIFKSWHWRYLYPVYFDFVLGYLWAFCFVFGTLLWAISSIFFHYPLGISPIPAWYGALLSVAGVVQMSVAAFLNYDYDRNLWKTLFWVPWYFVFLFAFGALTVVWTAPKGLFGSLAGAGKWKSPKRLKMEKPDIRG from the coding sequence ATGACAGTATGGAAAGTCATAGGATGGTATGTATTTACTTATCCTCTTGCAATGAGCATAATCTGGACATCTGCAGGGATATATTTCTGGTGGAGGAGTGAGAAAAGTTATTCAAGAAAACCCAGTCAATGGCCGGAAAATTGGCCGTCAGTCACTGTTCTTGTGCCCTGCCATAATGAAGAGGTAAGTATTGCAGCAACATGCACGGCTTTACAATTTTTAAACTACCCGGATTACAGAGTAGTATTTATAGATGATGCATCCAGCGATAACACAGCGAATATTATTAGAAGATTTGTTGACTTAAATCCCAATTTTCATCTCCTGCGACTTTCTGAAAATCAGGGAAAGGCCAGTGCTTTAAATATTGCCCTGTCGGTTGCGGTAACAACATCTATTACCGTGGTAATAGATGCTGATACAATTCTTTTACCAGATACACTGAAGTACCTGGTTTATCCCTTTTTAAAACAGCCAAGACTGGGAACAGTCACTGGCAATCCTATATCTGTCAACAGGAAAAATCTTATTGAAAAGCTGCAGGCAGCTGAATTTTCCTCTATTATTGGACTTATAAAAAGATCTCAGAGAGTGCTGGGAAGGGTGTTAACTGTATCAGGATGTGTTGTAGCATTTCGAACAGAAGTTTTGAAGGAAGTTGGCGGTTTTTCACCATATACTGCGACTGAAGATATTGATATAACCTGGAAGATTCAAAAGAACTTTTACGAAGTTTGGCTTGTGCCTCAAGCAGTGGCATTAATACAGTCTCCAACGACACTGAGGGAATACTGGAAACAGCGCAAGCGTTGGGCACTTGGAGGCTGGCATTTATTGCGAACTCATAAAGATATTTTTAAAAGCTGGCACTGGCGCTATCTTTATCCTGTCTATTTTGACTTTGTACTGGGATACTTATGGGCATTTTGTTTTGTCTTTGGCACACTTTTGTGGGCTATAAGCAGTATATTTTTCCATTATCCTCTGGGAATTAGTCCAATTCCAGCCTGGTATGGGGCACTTCTTTCCGTTGCAGGGGTGGTGCAGATGTCAGTTGCTGCCTTTTTGAATTATGACTACGACAGAAACTTATGGAAAACACTTTTCTGGGTTCCCTGGTATTTTGTGTTTCTCTTTGCATTTGGTGCCCTTACTGTAGTGTGGACGGCTCCAAAAGGACTTTTTGGAAGTTTAGCTGGGGCTGGCAAGTGGAAGAGTCCAAAAAGACTTAAAATGGAGAAACCGGATATTCGAGGATGA
- a CDS encoding GGDEF domain-containing response regulator, with amino-acid sequence MNAFYLKKVLIVEDSRLNAQITADILTRHGYETEIVTSGEEAVEKALNNIKSPDLILMDIELKGAIDGIDAARIIQQHKDIPILFLTANASKEIMEKIKSVSAYGYVPKGVDEYVLISQIEMAFKLYEAKMKLTQNEALFRNMFENHDVAMILIDPQAGQKCSEALKKGCNPCLCFQRLANGEERLVEVYSSPIDYQGITLMHLIIFDITEQWKAKRELEFYKNLFEDSLNEIYIFHPQTLKFIAVNRGARENLGYSQEELKEKTLLDLTPDFTLQSFKELLEPLLRGQQKQLIFDTMHRRKDGSLYPAEIHLELMEFDKEKVYTALVIDITERRKIEKELKERNEILSTIMESAGDAIIMLDDKGKVTFWNPAAERILGYSEEEIIGKDLHMFMIQDMRLYEAYREAFKRFRSTGKGSVVGKTVEMKTRHKNGYEIDVELSLSAVKIKDAWHAIGIIRDISERKRFEELLYRQSITDPLTNIYNRRFFMQMLEQEIERTKRNKKPFSLVMFDLDHFKNINDRFGHAAGDIVLRSVADTVKGRIRKTDYFARWGGEEFIILLPETSLDDAVALAEELRKQISMMELEGIDKITASFGVTEYSDTDTIDTVLIRVDNMLYEAKGEGRNCVKSE; translated from the coding sequence ATGAACGCTTTTTACCTGAAGAAGGTCCTCATTGTAGAAGATAGCAGACTCAATGCGCAGATAACAGCGGATATTCTGACCAGGCATGGATATGAAACAGAGATAGTCACATCAGGTGAAGAGGCTGTTGAAAAAGCACTAAATAACATCAAAAGCCCGGACTTAATTCTTATGGACATAGAACTTAAAGGAGCAATCGATGGGATAGATGCAGCAAGAATAATTCAGCAGCATAAAGATATCCCAATTTTATTTCTAACTGCCAATGCCAGCAAAGAAATAATGGAAAAAATAAAGTCAGTTTCAGCTTACGGGTATGTTCCTAAGGGTGTAGATGAGTATGTACTCATATCTCAAATAGAAATGGCTTTTAAGCTCTATGAGGCTAAAATGAAATTAACGCAAAATGAGGCTTTGTTCCGCAATATGTTTGAAAATCATGACGTAGCAATGATACTTATTGATCCACAAGCCGGTCAAAAGTGTTCGGAAGCTTTAAAGAAGGGTTGTAATCCCTGCCTTTGCTTCCAGCGGTTAGCTAACGGAGAAGAGAGATTAGTAGAAGTATATTCATCCCCTATAGATTATCAAGGAATAACATTGATGCATCTGATTATTTTTGACATTACTGAACAATGGAAAGCAAAGAGAGAGCTTGAATTTTATAAAAATCTTTTTGAAGACTCACTTAATGAAATTTACATATTCCATCCGCAGACGCTGAAGTTCATTGCAGTAAACCGTGGAGCAAGGGAAAATTTGGGATATAGTCAGGAGGAGCTCAAAGAAAAGACACTACTTGATTTAACACCAGATTTTACCCTGCAAAGCTTTAAAGAACTTCTTGAGCCCCTTTTAAGAGGTCAACAGAAGCAGCTCATCTTTGACACAATGCACCGCAGAAAAGACGGTTCTTTATATCCAGCAGAAATCCATTTAGAACTTATGGAATTTGATAAAGAAAAAGTGTATACAGCACTTGTGATTGATATAACGGAGCGCAGAAAAATAGAAAAAGAACTGAAGGAGAGGAATGAGATTTTAAGCACCATAATGGAATCGGCAGGAGATGCTATTATTATGCTTGATGACAAAGGGAAAGTAACCTTCTGGAATCCTGCAGCAGAACGCATACTTGGTTATTCAGAAGAAGAAATAATAGGTAAAGATTTGCACATGTTTATGATACAAGATATGCGGCTGTACGAAGCATATAGAGAAGCATTTAAAAGATTCCGTTCAACCGGAAAAGGAAGTGTTGTAGGCAAGACTGTTGAGATGAAGACAAGGCACAAAAACGGCTATGAAATTGATGTAGAACTTTCACTTTCTGCTGTAAAAATTAAAGATGCATGGCATGCAATAGGCATAATTCGCGACATAAGCGAGCGCAAGAGATTTGAGGAACTCCTTTACCGCCAGTCCATTACCGATCCTCTTACAAATATCTACAACAGGCGTTTTTTCATGCAGATGCTGGAGCAGGAAATAGAGCGAACAAAAAGGAATAAAAAGCCCTTTTCACTTGTTATGTTTGACTTAGATCACTTCAAAAACATAAATGACCGTTTCGGTCATGCAGCGGGAGATATTGTTCTTAGAAGTGTTGCCGATACAGTAAAGGGAAGGATACGAAAAACAGATTATTTTGCGCGCTGGGGAGGAGAAGAATTTATAATCCTGCTGCCAGAAACTTCTCTAGACGATGCAGTTGCTCTGGCTGAAGAGCTTAGAAAACAGATAAGTATGATGGAATTAGAAGGAATAGACAAGATAACAGCAAGCTTTGGAGTAACTGAATACAGTGACACCGATACTATTGACACAGTTCTTATTCGGGTAGACAACATGCTTTATGAAGCAAAGGGTGAAGGAAGAAATTGTGTAAAGAGCGAATAA
- a CDS encoding response regulator translates to MEERENKKNILVVDDSVLIRLMAKNILEAEGYDVETAATAEEAIFKVKNREKLFDLVIVDINLPNQNGFEFIQKLKSQAEYKNIPVMILSGDATPVSIKEAVEVGAVEYLIKPFKAAELVKRVVKLIGYIKEEDHYPELKELLKKEINRAKRSNVNLSLVLAQCEGKIRVEISKIAKQVKNRLRDIDTVFEIDKNTLALVLPVTGANGAVVVIKKVKGKLPGKWYFGISTYPDNGKDEEELINFAKESLMKEISNLKQETAERKEI, encoded by the coding sequence ATGGAGGAAAGGGAAAATAAAAAGAATATTCTAGTAGTAGATGATTCTGTATTAATACGGCTTATGGCTAAAAATATATTAGAGGCAGAAGGATATGACGTTGAAACTGCAGCTACTGCTGAAGAAGCAATATTTAAAGTAAAAAATAGAGAGAAATTATTTGATTTAGTAATTGTAGACATTAATCTGCCGAATCAGAATGGTTTTGAATTTATACAGAAACTAAAATCGCAGGCGGAATACAAAAACATTCCGGTGATGATATTAAGTGGAGATGCTACACCAGTTTCAATTAAAGAGGCAGTAGAAGTTGGTGCAGTAGAATATCTCATTAAGCCCTTTAAAGCAGCTGAGCTTGTAAAACGTGTAGTAAAACTAATAGGATACATTAAAGAAGAAGATCACTATCCGGAACTTAAAGAGCTGCTAAAAAAAGAAATAAACCGGGCCAAGAGAAGCAATGTAAATCTTTCTTTAGTTCTGGCACAATGCGAAGGAAAAATCAGAGTAGAAATTTCAAAAATAGCAAAACAGGTAAAGAACAGACTTCGAGACATAGATACAGTATTTGAGATTGATAAAAATACTTTGGCTTTAGTTCTTCCTGTTACAGGAGCTAATGGCGCAGTGGTTGTAATAAAAAAAGTTAAAGGTAAACTGCCGGGTAAATGGTATTTTGGTATAAGTACATATCCCGATAACGGCAAAGATGAAGAGGAGCTAATTAATTTTGCAAAAGAAAGCTTAATGAAAGAAATATCGAATTTAAAACAAGAGACGGCAGAAAGAAAAGAAATATAG
- a CDS encoding lysophospholipid acyltransferase family protein, translating to MKIIGKFFYFLGKWIFYFLFKIFIKIEVEGKKNLPEKGPLIIASNHKSILDPLILMVILPYYITFLAASYLFKIPFLNIILKLVGVLPVKEKKQDLRTLKRAIDLLKNGNIVGVFPEGGVSVNGNVKEFKPGFGFLSVKTNAPILPIAIIGTERVLPPGKWIPKRAKVKICIGEPIFLEKVNIKDKKEIYSYLVNYTRAMILKFISKFSTPVIN from the coding sequence ATGAAGATTATAGGAAAATTTTTTTACTTTTTAGGAAAGTGGATATTTTATTTTTTATTTAAAATATTTATCAAAATTGAAGTTGAAGGAAAGAAAAACCTTCCTGAAAAAGGGCCTCTTATAATCGCATCAAATCATAAAAGCATATTGGATCCATTAATACTAATGGTTATATTACCTTATTATATAACTTTTCTTGCTGCTTCATACCTATTTAAAATACCCTTTTTAAATATAATTTTAAAGCTTGTGGGTGTGCTTCCTGTAAAAGAAAAAAAGCAAGATTTAAGGACATTAAAACGAGCAATAGATTTGCTAAAAAACGGCAATATAGTCGGCGTTTTTCCGGAAGGCGGGGTGAGCGTAAATGGAAATGTTAAAGAATTTAAACCTGGTTTTGGTTTCCTTTCGGTTAAAACAAATGCACCTATCCTTCCTATAGCGATAATAGGGACGGAAAGAGTGCTTCCTCCAGGAAAATGGATTCCAAAAAGGGCAAAAGTTAAAATTTGCATTGGGGAACCCATATTTTTAGAAAAAGTAAATATAAAGGATAAAAAAGAAATTTACAGTTATTTAGTAAATTATACAAGGGCAATGATTTTAAAGTTCATATCAAAATTTAGCACTCCTGTAATAAATTAA
- a CDS encoding APC family permease: MLEKIKRVLIGQPLPNEVEKSEKYGVLWGLPILSSDAISSVGYAGQEMLYALLPAVGILAFEKIPILSLAIIVLLFILMISYSQTIDNYPNGGGAFIVAKDNLGVLAGIIAGAALSVDYILTVAVSISSGVDQIVTAISVLRPYKLEICLLLVLLLMIGNLRGIRESSRIFGIPAYAFMLAIVSLIIAGFFKLKTGYIPPEPKINYPIHPVTMILLLKAFGSGCTALTGVEAVANAVPNFKEPATKHAKMVLMLLSLIIFILFGGTSLLATYYRVNPEKGAMLVLMAQEVFGKTFMYYFVAATTFIILIFAANTAFAGFPMLVAVMAKEEFVPRQLSMKGDRLSYSNGIIILSLISALLIVIFKGNVSALIGLYAIGVFISFTLSQSGMFVRWLKHKGNSWHIKAFINGFGALTTFVVVIIIAITKFKEGAWIVVLLIPVLVLAMVKVKLHYIAVADQLRITPADKELLDIEHNIYRNRVIVPIESLNKASVRALRFARTISDNVIAFNVSISEEQAKKLQERYKMLNCSIPLVIRYSPYRKIIEPLLEYIKSEEYNYQKGDIITVIIPKFTAPKWWQKLLHNHTWLFIEKELLKEKHIVVSVMPLQLKDDEIVLKNKKQSLWNVLEKD; the protein is encoded by the coding sequence TTGCTCGAAAAAATTAAAAGGGTTTTAATTGGACAACCATTGCCAAATGAAGTTGAAAAATCAGAAAAATACGGTGTTTTATGGGGTTTGCCGATTTTGTCAAGCGATGCTATATCATCCGTTGGATATGCAGGGCAAGAAATGCTATATGCATTACTTCCTGCTGTAGGAATTTTAGCGTTTGAAAAAATCCCTATTCTTTCACTAGCTATAATTGTATTACTTTTTATTCTTATGATTTCATACAGTCAAACCATCGATAACTATCCAAACGGTGGTGGAGCCTTTATTGTTGCCAAGGACAATCTTGGAGTTTTAGCAGGAATCATTGCTGGTGCTGCTTTATCAGTTGATTATATACTTACTGTTGCTGTTTCTATATCATCTGGTGTTGATCAAATTGTAACTGCTATCAGTGTGTTAAGACCATATAAATTGGAGATATGCTTGCTTTTAGTCTTATTATTGATGATAGGAAACTTAAGGGGAATAAGAGAATCTTCACGTATATTTGGTATTCCGGCTTATGCTTTTATGTTGGCGATAGTTTCACTAATAATCGCGGGATTTTTCAAGCTCAAAACTGGTTATATACCGCCTGAACCAAAAATAAATTATCCAATACACCCTGTTACAATGATTTTGCTTTTGAAAGCATTTGGAAGTGGATGTACTGCCTTAACAGGTGTTGAGGCAGTTGCTAATGCTGTTCCCAACTTTAAAGAGCCTGCTACAAAACATGCAAAAATGGTTCTTATGCTTTTATCTTTGATAATTTTTATATTATTTGGTGGGACATCTTTACTGGCGACTTACTATCGAGTAAATCCTGAAAAAGGTGCAATGCTTGTTTTAATGGCTCAAGAAGTTTTTGGCAAAACTTTTATGTATTATTTCGTTGCTGCAACAACATTTATAATTCTTATATTTGCTGCAAATACAGCTTTTGCAGGTTTTCCAATGCTTGTAGCTGTCATGGCAAAGGAAGAATTTGTTCCAAGACAACTAAGTATGAAAGGAGACAGATTGAGCTATTCAAATGGAATAATAATTCTTTCATTAATATCTGCTTTATTAATTGTCATTTTTAAAGGCAATGTTTCGGCCTTAATTGGTCTTTATGCTATTGGTGTATTTATATCATTTACATTGTCTCAAAGTGGCATGTTTGTAAGATGGCTCAAACATAAAGGTAATAGCTGGCACATAAAAGCTTTTATAAACGGGTTTGGAGCTCTTACTACCTTTGTTGTTGTCATTATAATTGCAATAACCAAATTCAAAGAAGGCGCTTGGATTGTTGTTCTTTTAATACCTGTACTTGTTCTTGCAATGGTAAAAGTAAAACTTCATTATATTGCTGTTGCTGACCAGCTCAGAATAACACCTGCTGATAAAGAATTGTTAGATATTGAACACAATATCTATAGAAATAGAGTAATTGTTCCAATAGAAAGTTTAAACAAAGCAAGTGTAAGAGCATTAAGGTTTGCAAGGACTATATCTGATAATGTAATTGCATTCAATGTTTCTATAAGCGAGGAGCAAGCAAAGAAATTGCAAGAAAGATATAAAATGTTAAATTGTTCTATTCCTTTAGTTATCAGATACTCACCTTACAGAAAAATCATCGAACCACTTTTAGAATATATAAAGTCAGAAGAGTATAACTATCAAAAGGGAGATATAATAACTGTAATTATACCAAAATTTACTGCACCAAAGTGGTGGCAAAAGCTATTGCACAATCATACATGGTTGTTTATTGAAAAAGAGCTGTTAAAAGAAAAGCACATTGTTGTGTCTGTTATGCCCCTTCAACTAAAAGATGATGAAATTGTTTTGAAGAATAAAAAGCAATCTTTGTGGAATGTGTTAGAGAAAGATTAG